The following proteins are encoded in a genomic region of Bacillus sp. FJAT-22090:
- the rsfS gene encoding ribosome silencing factor, translating into MNSSKLLEIAYKAADDKRADDIVVLNMQGISLLADYFLICHASSDRQVQAIAKELSEQAAVAGFNVKRLEGFDEARWILVDMGDVVAHVFHKDERTYYNLERLWGDAPLIEVGLDA; encoded by the coding sequence ATGAATTCTTCAAAATTACTAGAAATTGCTTATAAAGCAGCAGACGACAAACGTGCAGATGATATTGTCGTACTGAATATGCAAGGGATATCTTTACTTGCAGATTATTTTTTGATTTGCCACGCAAGTTCTGATCGTCAAGTCCAAGCAATTGCAAAAGAACTTTCAGAACAAGCAGCTGTAGCTGGGTTTAATGTAAAACGTTTAGAAGGTTTTGATGAAGCACGTTGGATTTTAGTTGATATGGGAGACGTTGTTGCCCATGTGTTCCATAAAGATGAGCGTACTTATTACAATTTAGAGCGTCTTTGGGGAGATGCACCATTGATTGAAGTAGGGCTTGATGCATAA
- a CDS encoding class I SAM-dependent DNA methyltransferase, giving the protein MAMYDQFAFIYDRLMSDIPYAKYAEWVQTKAPHSAGKKLVDIGCGTGVLSVQFAKAGYDVIGVDLSESMLTVAQNRSLDNNVQVSFICQSMSEMDGFEGIDVAVIAIDSINYLEKLEEVKQTFQHIYHSLVEGGQLFFDVHSLFKMDEIYPNGPFTYEDEQVAYIWNTEIGEESHSIYHDITFFVRDEAGYYERFEESHYQRTFPVETYINLLKEIGFSSISNSTSIFGEQSQDEIERFFIHAVK; this is encoded by the coding sequence ATGGCTATGTACGATCAGTTTGCATTTATATATGATCGATTGATGTCAGATATACCTTATGCAAAGTATGCGGAATGGGTGCAAACAAAAGCACCCCATTCTGCAGGGAAAAAACTGGTTGATATTGGATGTGGTACAGGAGTATTAAGCGTCCAATTTGCAAAAGCAGGATATGATGTAATTGGTGTAGATTTGTCAGAATCGATGCTGACAGTTGCTCAAAATCGTAGTTTGGATAATAATGTCCAAGTCTCGTTTATTTGTCAGTCTATGTCTGAAATGGATGGTTTCGAAGGTATAGATGTTGCAGTGATCGCTATTGATTCTATAAATTATTTAGAGAAACTGGAAGAAGTGAAACAAACTTTTCAACATATTTACCACTCCTTGGTAGAAGGTGGACAACTATTTTTCGATGTCCATTCACTATTCAAAATGGATGAAATATATCCGAATGGCCCATTTACATATGAGGATGAGCAAGTGGCATATATTTGGAATACTGAAATTGGCGAAGAGAGTCATTCTATTTATCATGATATTACATTTTTTGTTCGTGACGAGGCTGGTTATTACGAACGATTTGAAGAGTCACATTACCAACGAACCTTTCCGGTTGAAACATATATAAACCTATTAAAAGAAATTGGTTTTTCTTCCATTTCTAACTCCACTTCTATATTTGGAGAACAATCTCAAGATGAGATTGAAAGATTCTTTATCCACGCTGTAAAATAA
- a CDS encoding helix-hairpin-helix domain-containing protein, with protein sequence MIFLVLSIFQKNKKKLLLPTSVALAFLFFIIQSHFNSANSTADSIQPIPINEAIQPQESSTEFLEDNRIFVEVKGAVNMPGVYELAPEDRVLNAIELAGGYLPTSDSKGINHAQKVEDEMVIYVPVEGEEVETLLSSSGESSNLVNINTADIALLTTLPGIGPAKAESIIAYRNEQGIFKETADLMKVTGIGTKTFEKLESLITIK encoded by the coding sequence ATGATATTTCTGGTACTTTCTATTTTTCAGAAAAACAAGAAAAAACTGTTGCTCCCAACTTCAGTTGCATTAGCATTCCTTTTTTTTATCATTCAATCCCACTTTAACTCCGCTAATTCCACAGCGGATTCAATTCAACCTATCCCTATAAATGAAGCAATTCAACCACAAGAATCATCAACTGAGTTCTTAGAGGACAATCGAATATTTGTCGAAGTAAAAGGAGCAGTCAATATGCCTGGTGTATATGAACTAGCCCCTGAGGATCGCGTATTAAATGCAATTGAGCTTGCAGGAGGTTATTTGCCAACAAGTGATAGTAAAGGTATTAATCATGCGCAAAAAGTAGAAGACGAGATGGTTATCTATGTTCCGGTAGAAGGCGAAGAAGTAGAAACTCTCTTGAGTTCTTCTGGTGAATCCTCTAACCTTGTAAACATTAATACAGCAGATATAGCTTTACTCACTACGTTACCAGGTATAGGACCAGCAAAAGCAGAATCGATTATAGCTTATCGAAATGAACAAGGAATCTTTAAAGAAACCGCAGATTTAATGAAAGTAACAGGTATTGGTACTAAAACGTTTGAAAAGTTAGAGTCTTTAATAACTATAAAGTAA
- a CDS encoding ComE operon protein 2 — translation MERITWDQFFMAQSHLLALRSTCTRLGVGATIVRDRRIMAGGYNGSISGGDHCIDHGCYVVDNHCVRTIHAEMNALLQCSKYGISVNGADLYVTHFPCLPCTKSIIQAGVSRLYYAQDYKNNQYAVELLEQSGVQIIHVPFDDRKIDFLSDEKVELYMELLTKLREKGASKEELVPYETKVAELFGL, via the coding sequence ATGGAGCGTATTACATGGGACCAATTTTTTATGGCACAAAGCCATTTACTTGCTTTAAGAAGTACATGTACACGGTTAGGAGTAGGAGCAACAATTGTTCGAGATCGTCGAATTATGGCAGGAGGCTATAATGGCTCGATTTCTGGAGGAGACCATTGTATCGATCACGGTTGTTATGTAGTTGATAATCATTGTGTTCGAACTATTCATGCAGAGATGAATGCTCTTTTGCAATGTTCTAAGTATGGTATTTCGGTGAATGGGGCAGATTTATATGTTACACATTTTCCTTGCTTACCTTGTACGAAATCTATCATTCAAGCTGGGGTTTCTCGTCTTTACTATGCACAGGATTATAAAAATAACCAATATGCAGTAGAGCTTCTAGAGCAATCCGGTGTACAAATCATCCATGTACCATTTGATGATCGAAAAATCGACTTCTTAAGTGACGAAAAAGTTGAATTATATATGGAACTTCTTACAAAACTTCGTGAGAAAGGAGCGAGTAAAGAAGAATTGGTACCTTATGAAACGAAGGTGGCAGAGTTATTCGGTCTTTAA
- a CDS encoding DNA internalization-related competence protein ComEC/Rec2 — MALSVVVASIAAYESIRLLFLLVLIVFWLLYKGKQLLLIVLVVIFGSSSYMYFTYSIPAPSENVAVNKITWTDSYRINGSYLRGFAFGDDQQKWYVQLKIKSEQQKKVFLNESIAGKSFLIESQEILKAPLSHMYAFDMEAYIKSNGAVGQIEVQKYQLVGNEKSFVSFMAEKRFDMKQHIQSTFPHSLQSEAEALLIGSGEQMPTDLQVAYQTLGITHLFAISGLHVALITLILYELLIRIGVRKESASWLLILVLPIYALLAGGAPSVWRSVSVTEIVLISMAYRKKIAMDDAFSLSIIGFVFISPWVVYQIGFQLSYLAAFSLIYSSVLLNTSSSYLKQSFMITAVCQLIVYPILLYHFYEVSISSFLANLLFVPLFSFLILPINIFLLFLTYLSTSISGFMFSMYEPIRVKLETFILYIGHLPFQLWNPMKPSLTIVFFAYLTVFFFFVCFEKRKRIIIATITLLIPIVFMHIKPYLNSSTWISFLNVGQGDCIIIEMPYRKEVIMIDTGGLLRFEQDSWKETDEKYEVGRQIVVPFLKGRGITKIDTLVITHADADHMEGAEEVLEEIKIEQVHITPDSTQKEVMNDLIKEIRKQNIPVLEKIAGDHIESKYFQLQYIYPFDNMYEGNNDSLVLSMKNAYFHGLFMGDLEKEGEEELISSYASAIKQLTLLKLGHHGSKTSSIESFLELTEPDISIISAGYNNRYGHPHPEVVERLNRLNLPYLQTGKDGTIQVEIKKNGKIMISTP; from the coding sequence ATGGCCTTATCAGTAGTTGTTGCTTCCATAGCAGCGTATGAATCGATAAGGCTTTTGTTTTTATTAGTACTGATCGTATTTTGGCTACTATATAAAGGAAAACAATTATTGTTAATTGTGCTGGTTGTCATTTTTGGTAGTTCTTCCTACATGTACTTTACTTACAGCATTCCAGCACCTTCTGAAAATGTTGCTGTGAATAAAATTACCTGGACAGATAGCTACAGGATCAACGGTAGCTATTTACGAGGATTTGCCTTTGGAGATGATCAACAAAAATGGTATGTTCAATTAAAAATTAAATCAGAACAACAAAAAAAAGTATTCTTAAACGAGTCGATTGCTGGTAAAAGTTTTCTAATTGAGTCGCAAGAAATTTTAAAAGCCCCTTTATCTCATATGTATGCTTTTGATATGGAAGCATATATAAAAAGTAATGGAGCTGTCGGACAAATAGAGGTACAGAAATATCAGCTTGTAGGAAATGAGAAAAGCTTTGTCAGTTTTATGGCGGAAAAAAGATTTGATATGAAACAACATATTCAGTCGACATTTCCACACTCATTACAATCTGAAGCGGAAGCATTGTTAATCGGAAGTGGTGAACAAATGCCAACAGATTTACAAGTGGCCTATCAAACCTTGGGTATAACACATCTTTTTGCTATCTCAGGACTTCATGTTGCACTAATAACCCTCATTTTGTACGAACTACTCATTCGCATTGGAGTTAGAAAAGAATCCGCAAGTTGGCTGTTAATTTTAGTGCTTCCTATTTATGCATTGTTAGCTGGAGGAGCACCATCTGTATGGAGATCTGTTTCCGTTACTGAAATAGTATTAATAAGTATGGCATATAGGAAAAAAATTGCTATGGATGATGCTTTTTCGCTAAGTATTATCGGATTTGTATTCATTAGCCCTTGGGTTGTATATCAAATTGGTTTTCAATTATCATACTTAGCTGCTTTTTCACTAATCTATTCATCTGTACTTTTAAATACTAGCTCCTCTTATTTAAAGCAATCATTCATGATTACAGCTGTATGTCAATTAATCGTTTATCCTATTCTACTTTATCATTTTTATGAGGTATCGATATCTTCCTTTTTAGCAAATCTACTTTTTGTACCTTTATTTTCTTTTCTCATTCTACCAATAAATATCTTCCTCTTATTTTTAACCTATCTCTCAACTTCTATTAGTGGGTTTATGTTTTCAATGTACGAGCCTATTCGTGTTAAGTTGGAAACATTCATCTTATATATTGGTCATCTGCCATTTCAATTATGGAATCCAATGAAACCTTCACTAACAATCGTGTTTTTTGCTTATTTAACTGTGTTTTTCTTTTTTGTTTGTTTTGAAAAGAGAAAGAGAATAATTATTGCAACAATTACACTACTTATTCCGATAGTTTTTATGCATATCAAACCATATTTGAATTCGTCCACATGGATTAGCTTTCTTAATGTTGGACAAGGGGATTGTATTATTATTGAAATGCCCTACAGAAAAGAAGTGATCATGATTGACACAGGGGGACTGTTAAGGTTCGAACAGGATTCCTGGAAAGAAACTGATGAAAAATATGAGGTTGGGAGACAAATTGTTGTACCTTTTTTAAAAGGGAGAGGAATAACAAAGATTGACACTCTCGTTATAACGCATGCAGATGCAGATCACATGGAAGGTGCTGAGGAAGTCTTAGAAGAAATAAAAATAGAACAAGTTCATATTACCCCTGATTCCACTCAAAAAGAAGTGATGAATGATTTAATAAAGGAAATAAGGAAACAAAATATACCTGTGCTTGAAAAGATTGCAGGTGATCACATAGAGTCTAAATATTTTCAACTTCAATATATTTATCCGTTTGATAATATGTATGAGGGAAATAATGACTCACTCGTATTGTCTATGAAAAATGCCTATTTTCATGGATTGTTTATGGGTGATTTAGAGAAGGAGGGGGAAGAGGAGCTTATTTCAAGCTATGCAAGCGCAATTAAACAGCTTACTTTATTAAAATTAGGACATCATGGAAGCAAAACATCTAGTATTGAATCTTTCTTAGAGCTGACTGAGCCTGACATCTCCATAATCTCAGCTGGATATAATAATCGTTATGGACATCCCCATCCAGAAGTAGTAGAGAGATTAAACAGGTTAAATCTACCTTATTTACAAACTGGAAAGGATGGGACGATTCAAGTAGAAATAAAAAAGAATGGAAAAATAATGATTTCTACACCATAA
- a CDS encoding YqzM family protein, which translates to MNQFEQNVQSKRNDAIDSGVGFVVSFGFFTIMFAIAVIIEFIAR; encoded by the coding sequence ATGAATCAGTTTGAACAAAATGTACAGTCGAAACGTAACGACGCTATCGACTCAGGCGTAGGTTTCGTAGTCTCCTTTGGATTTTTTACAATAATGTTCGCTATTGCCGTAATTATTGAGTTCATCGCTCGATAA
- the holA gene encoding DNA polymerase III subunit delta: MISEKWMQIANNKIADVYLLYGTEAYFIEETLKKLKRQLSENGEVEVINFDLEENNIEEVIYEADTIPFFSDRKLVIAKNAFFLKAAEKGKEKIVHDTVVLEKWVQSPSPTSVTVFIAPYEKLDERKKITKAMKQHAEVIEASSLQAHDLKGWILHEVSNLGKTISDEAVEGLIEIGGTNLVHLQTELMKITTYLGEQEEIDINTVKLLLVRTLEQDVFSLGNAYLTGNKGEAIEIYHDLLKRKEDPLKLNALIATQVRLMIQVGHLKKRGYHAQQIANQLKVHPYRVKLLFDNPNLQNEKKLLSTLNDLATVDLQLKTLNINRDRILEMFLMK, encoded by the coding sequence ATGATTTCAGAAAAATGGATGCAAATAGCAAATAATAAAATAGCGGATGTTTATTTATTATATGGAACGGAAGCCTATTTTATCGAAGAAACTTTAAAAAAACTTAAGAGACAATTAAGTGAAAATGGAGAAGTAGAAGTTATAAATTTTGATCTGGAAGAAAACAATATAGAAGAAGTTATTTATGAAGCAGATACTATTCCTTTTTTCTCTGATCGTAAATTAGTAATTGCAAAAAATGCCTTCTTTTTAAAAGCAGCTGAAAAAGGGAAAGAGAAAATTGTCCATGATACAGTAGTTTTAGAAAAATGGGTTCAAAGTCCATCTCCTACTTCAGTTACGGTTTTTATTGCGCCTTATGAAAAACTTGATGAAAGAAAAAAAATAACAAAAGCGATGAAACAACATGCTGAAGTAATTGAAGCTTCTAGTTTACAAGCTCATGACTTAAAAGGTTGGATTTTGCATGAGGTTTCTAATCTTGGGAAAACAATCTCCGATGAGGCAGTAGAAGGTTTAATAGAAATCGGTGGAACAAATTTAGTTCATTTACAAACAGAATTAATGAAAATTACGACTTACTTAGGGGAACAGGAAGAAATTGATATTAATACGGTGAAGTTGCTTCTCGTTAGAACATTAGAACAAGATGTTTTTTCTTTAGGAAATGCCTATTTAACGGGAAACAAAGGGGAAGCAATCGAAATATATCATGACTTATTAAAACGAAAAGAAGACCCACTTAAGCTAAATGCTCTAATAGCGACTCAGGTACGTTTAATGATACAAGTAGGGCATTTAAAGAAAAGAGGATATCACGCACAACAAATTGCAAATCAACTAAAAGTGCACCCTTATCGAGTGAAGCTATTATTTGATAATCCTAATCTACAAAATGAAAAAAAATTGCTTTCAACTTTAAATGATCTTGCAACAGTGGACTTGCAACTAAAAACATTAAATATTAATCGAGATAGAATTTTAGAAATGTTTTTGATGAAATAA
- the rpsT gene encoding 30S ribosomal protein S20 produces the protein MPNIKSAIKRVKKNETLNAQNAKAKSAMRTAVKKADTAALNNDENAKELIKTAIQQVEKAASKGLIHKNAATRKKAQLMKKA, from the coding sequence ATGCCAAATATTAAATCTGCTATTAAACGTGTTAAGAAAAACGAGACGTTAAACGCTCAAAATGCAAAAGCAAAATCAGCTATGCGTACTGCTGTAAAAAAAGCTGACACTGCTGCACTTAATAACGACGAAAACGCAAAAGAACTTATTAAAACTGCAATTCAACAAGTTGAAAAAGCAGCTTCTAAAGGTTTAATTCATAAAAACGCAGCTACTCGCAAGAAAGCTCAATTAATGAAAAAAGCGTAA
- the gpr gene encoding GPR endopeptidase gives MWGRTDLLDETEEMVQHKTKTQKETLSNSEGIKFDESRSGAVLITSIEVNEQGEKKIGKKKGKYITLTDLTVNPEVEESFEALEKMFLEKLDEMHQGLNLSNSSKVLIIGLGNSTITPDAIGPKAIEYLQGSSLSQKSENVKVVMYAPGVTGQTGFETSDFIEAISKAFQPDLIIVIDALAARNSERLCKTIQLTNTGIHPGSGVGNQRKEVSEEVYGVPVTAIGIPMVVDGPVLYADAMENVIHYIASKVEEKSRPSSALAVTPMVSSKKSTLDKTVLQPIFGEWVTWSTDEKRKLFEEVFVGKNSSLFVTPKETDAWVEQYAYLLSNGIENWISSR, from the coding sequence ATGTGGGGAAGAACAGATCTTTTAGATGAAACGGAAGAAATGGTACAACACAAAACGAAAACTCAAAAAGAGACATTAAGTAATTCAGAAGGAATAAAGTTTGACGAAAGTCGAAGCGGCGCAGTCTTAATAACTTCAATAGAAGTAAATGAACAAGGTGAGAAAAAAATAGGCAAGAAAAAAGGAAAATATATTACGCTTACAGATCTGACGGTGAATCCAGAAGTTGAGGAAAGTTTTGAAGCCTTGGAAAAAATGTTTTTAGAGAAGCTTGACGAGATGCATCAAGGATTAAATTTATCAAATTCTTCTAAAGTGTTAATAATTGGACTAGGAAATTCTACAATAACTCCAGATGCTATTGGACCAAAGGCAATTGAATACTTACAAGGTTCCTCTCTATCCCAAAAATCAGAAAACGTAAAGGTAGTAATGTATGCTCCAGGAGTAACTGGTCAGACAGGTTTTGAGACAAGTGACTTTATAGAAGCTATTAGCAAAGCATTTCAGCCGGATTTGATAATTGTGATAGATGCACTTGCAGCAAGAAATAGCGAACGACTTTGCAAAACGATTCAGCTGACGAATACAGGTATTCATCCTGGATCGGGAGTCGGTAATCAACGAAAAGAAGTATCAGAAGAGGTTTATGGTGTTCCAGTAACTGCAATTGGGATACCAATGGTGGTCGATGGTCCAGTCTTATATGCAGATGCGATGGAAAATGTTATACATTATATTGCATCTAAAGTAGAGGAAAAAAGTAGACCTTCCTCAGCACTTGCTGTTACCCCTATGGTGTCTAGCAAAAAATCGACTCTGGATAAAACGGTTTTACAACCGATATTTGGAGAATGGGTGACATGGTCCACGGATGAAAAAAGAAAATTGTTTGAAGAAGTGTTCGTAGGAAAAAATTCTTCTTTATTTGTGACTCCGAAAGAGACGGACGCATGGGTTGAGCAGTACGCTTATTTATTATCTAATGGAATTGAAAATTGGATTTCAAGCAGATAA
- the spoIIP gene encoding stage II sporulation protein P, with protein sequence MANSLKNLTSILILLFLAPIVIATIQTPLVTQQPEEKKKEETPIVYAAQLESPPIVSEITDPKKAFVYFTHYQEAYQPILAAKGEKVSVYHPESNITTFQEQLTAQFAFHQVESEFLDDYNKQEIKDYHTIRPFVQNALAHNKYDIILDIHRDSMKANVTTLKVGEESYAKFIFVIGAEHDNYRWNEQLANNLSDQLNKLVPGISRGVLVKSGKGVDGVYNQDLAKNLLVVELGGVDNNEQEINRSIAILAKAISNMFYEPIAS encoded by the coding sequence ATGGCTAATTCCCTTAAGAATTTAACAAGCATTTTAATACTATTATTTTTAGCTCCCATTGTGATCGCTACAATCCAAACACCTCTTGTTACGCAACAACCCGAAGAAAAGAAAAAAGAGGAAACACCAATTGTCTATGCGGCACAGCTGGAATCACCACCAATTGTTTCAGAAATTACTGATCCTAAAAAAGCATTTGTGTATTTTACTCATTACCAAGAAGCATACCAGCCTATACTTGCGGCAAAAGGAGAGAAGGTTTCAGTTTATCATCCTGAAAGTAATATAACTACCTTTCAAGAACAACTCACAGCTCAATTTGCATTCCACCAAGTAGAATCAGAGTTTTTGGATGACTATAATAAGCAAGAAATAAAAGACTATCATACGATTCGCCCATTTGTTCAAAATGCCTTAGCTCATAATAAGTATGATATTATTCTTGATATTCACAGAGACTCAATGAAAGCGAATGTAACGACTCTTAAGGTCGGCGAAGAAAGCTATGCTAAATTTATTTTTGTAATTGGAGCGGAGCATGACAACTACCGATGGAATGAGCAGTTAGCTAATAATCTCTCTGATCAATTAAATAAATTAGTTCCTGGAATATCACGAGGGGTTTTGGTTAAATCAGGGAAGGGTGTAGATGGCGTTTACAACCAAGACCTTGCCAAAAATCTTCTTGTGGTCGAACTCGGAGGCGTCGATAATAATGAACAAGAAATTAATCGTTCCATCGCTATATTAGCGAAAGCTATTTCTAATATGTTTTACGAACCGATAGCATCTTAA
- the lepA gene encoding translation elongation factor 4, with protein MNHEQRMDRQKKIRNFSIIAHIDHGKSTLADRILEKTQTLTSREMKDQLLDSMDLERERGITIKLNAVQLTYNAKDGEEYIFHLIDTPGHVDFTYEVSRSLAACEGAILVVDAAQGIEAQTLANVYLALDNDLEILPVINKIDLPAADPERVRNEVEEVIGLDASEAVLASAKAGIGIEDILEQIVEKVPAPSGDPAAPLKALIFDSLFDPYRGVIVYIRIMEGTVKPGDTIKMMSSGKEFEVVETGVFTPKSTMRSELTVGDVGFLTASMKHVGDSSVGDTITLASNPASEPLAGYRKMNPMVFCGLYPIDNAKYVDLRDALEKLQLNDSALEFEPETSQALGFGYRCGFLGLLHMEIIQERIEREFKIDLITTAPSVIYDVKLTNGETIKVDNPSMMPDVQKVDTIEEPYVKASIMVPEDYVGSVMELCQRKRGNFITMDFLSKARVNIIYEIPLSEIVYDFFDALKSSTKGYASFDYELIGYKESKLVKMDILLNSEKVDALSFIVHKDFAYERGKVIVEKLKALIPRQQFEVPVQAAIGQKIVARSTIKSIGKNVLAKCYGGDISRKRKLLEKQKEGKKRMKQVGSVEVPQEAFMAVLKMDEPNK; from the coding sequence ATGAATCATGAACAGAGAATGGATCGACAAAAAAAGATTCGTAACTTTTCGATTATAGCCCATATTGACCACGGAAAATCAACTTTGGCAGATCGTATTTTAGAAAAGACGCAAACTTTAACTTCACGCGAGATGAAAGACCAGTTACTCGATTCCATGGATTTGGAGCGTGAAAGAGGTATAACGATTAAATTGAATGCGGTGCAACTGACATACAATGCAAAAGATGGAGAAGAATATATATTTCATCTAATTGATACACCAGGACATGTCGATTTCACATACGAGGTTTCTAGAAGCTTAGCTGCTTGTGAAGGAGCCATCTTAGTTGTGGACGCAGCTCAAGGTATCGAAGCACAAACTCTTGCAAATGTGTATCTAGCATTAGACAATGATTTAGAGATTCTACCGGTTATCAATAAAATCGATTTACCTGCTGCTGATCCTGAGCGTGTTAGAAATGAAGTTGAAGAAGTTATAGGATTAGATGCATCCGAAGCTGTTCTAGCTTCTGCTAAAGCAGGGATAGGTATAGAAGATATTCTGGAGCAAATAGTAGAAAAAGTGCCAGCACCATCTGGAGATCCTGCAGCCCCATTAAAAGCGCTTATTTTTGACTCGTTATTCGACCCTTATCGCGGTGTAATTGTTTATATTCGTATTATGGAAGGTACTGTAAAACCAGGAGATACGATAAAAATGATGTCTTCTGGTAAAGAATTTGAAGTAGTTGAAACAGGGGTTTTTACACCAAAATCTACTATGCGTTCAGAGTTGACTGTTGGGGACGTAGGTTTCTTAACAGCGTCCATGAAACATGTTGGCGATTCAAGTGTAGGGGATACAATCACTTTAGCTTCGAACCCTGCTTCTGAACCACTTGCTGGATATCGAAAAATGAATCCTATGGTTTTCTGTGGTTTATACCCAATTGATAACGCAAAATATGTTGATTTACGGGATGCCCTAGAAAAATTACAACTTAATGACTCAGCTTTAGAGTTTGAACCAGAAACTTCACAAGCACTTGGATTTGGATATCGTTGTGGATTCTTAGGACTGCTTCATATGGAAATTATTCAAGAACGTATTGAGCGTGAATTTAAAATAGATTTAATCACGACAGCACCTAGTGTTATTTACGATGTTAAGTTGACCAATGGAGAAACGATTAAAGTAGACAACCCATCTATGATGCCAGATGTCCAAAAAGTAGATACAATTGAAGAACCATACGTTAAAGCTTCTATTATGGTCCCTGAAGATTATGTGGGATCTGTAATGGAGTTATGTCAACGAAAACGTGGGAATTTTATCACGATGGATTTCTTATCTAAAGCTCGGGTTAATATTATTTATGAAATTCCTTTATCTGAGATTGTATACGATTTCTTTGATGCTTTAAAATCAAGTACAAAGGGTTATGCATCTTTTGATTATGAACTGATTGGATACAAAGAATCTAAACTAGTTAAAATGGACATTCTTTTAAATAGCGAGAAAGTCGACGCATTAAGTTTTATCGTTCATAAAGATTTTGCTTATGAACGTGGAAAAGTAATTGTTGAAAAGTTAAAAGCGCTTATTCCTAGACAACAGTTTGAGGTTCCAGTTCAGGCAGCGATTGGTCAAAAGATTGTTGCACGTTCAACGATCAAATCAATCGGCAAAAACGTTTTAGCAAAATGTTATGGTGGAGATATCTCACGTAAACGAAAACTTCTTGAGAAACAAAAAGAAGGTAAAAAACGTATGAAACAAGTAGGTTCAGTAGAAGTACCACAGGAAGCATTTATGGCTGTTCTGAAGATGGATGAGCCTAATAAGTAA